One segment of Niveibacterium microcysteis DNA contains the following:
- a CDS encoding DMT family transporter produces MFRNSETTGFWLAILAALGFSAKAIFVKLAFPYGVSPLALLALRMAFAAPVFGFIALRSSRNAAPLSAGDWVALTALGLLGYYGASLLDFMGLRYISAGLERLILFTYPTITMLIAVFVFSRSFSLRDIGALALTWLGIALAFAHDLQLSADAAAVAMGGALVFASAVCYALYLTGCGEMVSRLGSRRFTALAMCVSTATTFLHFGVTQPIESLAQPMPVIWLALAMAVFSTVLPVFMLSAAIRELGATRTAMLGSVGPVLTIGLGAIFLNEPLSAAQLAGTVLVVLGVSLASRPATKKHEAPAALKRARV; encoded by the coding sequence GTGTTCCGAAATTCCGAAACCACTGGCTTCTGGCTCGCGATCCTCGCCGCGCTTGGCTTCTCCGCCAAGGCGATCTTCGTGAAGCTGGCCTTCCCGTACGGTGTTAGCCCGCTCGCGCTGCTTGCGCTGCGCATGGCTTTCGCCGCGCCGGTATTCGGATTCATCGCCTTGCGCAGTTCGCGCAATGCCGCGCCGCTCTCGGCCGGCGACTGGGTTGCGCTCACGGCACTTGGCCTGCTCGGCTACTACGGGGCGTCGCTGCTGGACTTCATGGGCCTGCGCTACATCTCGGCCGGCCTCGAACGCCTGATCCTGTTCACCTACCCGACGATCACGATGCTGATCGCAGTATTCGTGTTCAGCCGCAGCTTCTCGCTGCGTGACATCGGCGCGCTTGCGCTCACCTGGCTCGGCATTGCGCTGGCCTTCGCGCACGACCTGCAGCTGTCGGCCGATGCGGCCGCGGTCGCGATGGGCGGCGCGCTCGTGTTCGCCTCGGCGGTGTGCTATGCGCTCTACCTGACCGGCTGCGGCGAAATGGTGTCGCGCCTGGGCAGCCGGCGCTTTACGGCACTCGCGATGTGCGTATCGACGGCCACCACCTTCCTGCATTTCGGCGTGACGCAGCCCATTGAGAGCCTTGCCCAGCCAATGCCGGTGATCTGGCTGGCGCTCGCGATGGCGGTGTTTTCGACAGTGCTGCCGGTCTTCATGCTGAGCGCAGCGATCCGCGAACTGGGCGCCACGCGTACGGCGATGCTCGGCAGTGTCGGCCCGGTCCTGACGATCGGCCTCGGCGCGATCTTCCTGAATGAACCCCTGTCGGCCGCGCAATTGGCCGGCACCGTGCTGGTCGTGCTGGGCGTGTCACTCGCCAGCCGCCCCGCCACCAAGAAACATGAGGCCCCCGCAGCGCTCAAGCGTGCGCGAGTCTAG
- a CDS encoding threonine aldolase family protein, producing MQHTEFASDNTSGICPEAMEALLAANSGTLASYGNDEWTRRACDAIRATFETDCEVFFVFNGTAANSLALASLCQSYHSIVCHKLAHVETDECGGPEFFSNGTKLLLAGGADGKLDARGIEKLVAARTDIHYPKPRAVTITQSTEVGTVYSLDEVRAIGAACKEMNLSLHMDGARFANAVASLGVSPADLTWRAGVDVLSFGGTKMGMPVGEAVVFFDHELARDFAYRCKQAGQLASKMRFLAAPWVGMLADDAWLARASHANAMARRLGNALARLPGVAPLFPVQANAVFVSMPQQAADALKDKGWAFYSFIGAGGARFVCSWATQPEQVDALVADVRACLG from the coding sequence ATGCAACATACCGAATTCGCCAGCGACAACACATCGGGGATCTGCCCCGAGGCGATGGAGGCCCTGCTCGCCGCCAACAGCGGCACGCTCGCCTCTTACGGCAACGACGAATGGACGCGCCGCGCCTGCGACGCGATCCGCGCGACCTTTGAAACCGACTGCGAAGTCTTCTTCGTGTTCAACGGCACCGCGGCCAACTCGCTGGCGCTCGCCTCGCTGTGCCAGAGCTACCACAGCATCGTGTGCCACAAGCTCGCACACGTTGAAACCGACGAATGCGGCGGGCCCGAGTTCTTCTCGAATGGCACCAAACTGCTGCTCGCCGGCGGCGCCGACGGCAAGCTCGACGCCCGCGGCATCGAGAAACTCGTCGCCGCCCGCACCGACATCCACTACCCCAAGCCGCGCGCGGTCACCATCACGCAATCGACCGAAGTCGGCACCGTGTATTCGCTCGACGAGGTGCGCGCGATCGGTGCCGCCTGCAAGGAGATGAACCTCTCCCTGCACATGGACGGCGCCCGCTTTGCCAATGCCGTAGCCAGCCTCGGCGTGAGTCCAGCCGACCTGACCTGGCGCGCCGGCGTCGATGTGCTGTCGTTTGGCGGCACCAAGATGGGCATGCCGGTCGGCGAGGCGGTGGTGTTTTTCGATCACGAACTCGCGCGCGATTTCGCCTACCGCTGCAAGCAGGCCGGCCAACTGGCCTCGAAGATGCGCTTTCTGGCCGCACCGTGGGTCGGCATGCTTGCGGACGATGCCTGGCTCGCCCGCGCCAGCCACGCCAACGCGATGGCGCGCCGCCTCGGCAACGCGCTCGCGCGCTTGCCCGGTGTGGCGCCGCTGTTCCCGGTGCAAGCCAACGCGGTATTCGTCAGCATGCCGCAGCAAGCGGCTGATGCATTGAAGGACAAGGGCTGGGCCTTCTACAGCTTCATCGGCGCCGGCGGCGCACGCTTCGTGTGCTCCTGGGCGACGCAGCCGGAGCAAGTCGATGCGCTGGTGGCGGATGTGAGGGCCTGCCTGGGCTGA
- a CDS encoding porin family protein, with amino-acid sequence MKTQLIIAAAAATFAGGAMAADQGFYVGGNVGASTADVSGAGELKDTPSTWGVYGGYDFTRNFAVEMGYQDLGKTKAAGLESKNEAISVDLVGKYPVTERFDVYGKVGLAYMDRDLTGAGYDESKSGTAAKVGFGGEFKATQNVGIRAEVAHYAGGPKFETTNASFDSNQTIFTMGVNYKF; translated from the coding sequence ATGAAGACCCAACTGATCATCGCTGCAGCGGCTGCTACTTTTGCTGGTGGTGCCATGGCCGCAGACCAAGGCTTCTACGTTGGCGGCAATGTGGGTGCCTCGACGGCCGACGTGAGCGGCGCTGGCGAACTCAAGGACACGCCGAGCACCTGGGGGGTGTATGGCGGCTACGACTTCACCCGCAACTTCGCCGTCGAGATGGGCTATCAGGATCTCGGCAAGACCAAGGCCGCGGGCCTCGAATCCAAGAACGAAGCGATCTCGGTGGACCTGGTCGGCAAGTATCCGGTGACGGAACGCTTCGATGTCTATGGCAAGGTCGGTCTGGCCTACATGGATCGCGACCTGACCGGCGCCGGCTACGACGAGAGCAAGTCGGGCACCGCGGCCAAGGTGGGCTTCGGTGGTGAGTTCAAGGCAACACAGAACGTCGGCATCCGCGCCGAGGTGGCGCACTACGCCGGCGGCCCGAAGTTTGAAACCACCAACGCAAGCTTCGACAGCAATCAGACGATCTTCACGATGGGCGTGAACTACAAGTTCTGA
- a CDS encoding LysR family transcriptional regulator — protein MRYDLTDLQLFGAIAATGNLTQGAERVHLAPASASARIRRLEDAAGAPLFERRPRGVALTPAGEAMLRHARRVLSEVALLDAELGTFARGVAGVVRLFANTNAIGGSLPQDLAGFLAAQPQVDVLLEEHSSPAIVSAVVSGAADVGIVAGEVGGPELAFLPYRADRLVLICSPQHPFASRGRLNYADTLAENYVSLSADSAIHGFLLDRAREAGRRPRIRAQVRAFDAVCRMVSAGVGVAVVPHSAAVAAAVPLAVVELNDAWGSREMKLCFRREQTLSPYQRELITHLTLISQSGRSGV, from the coding sequence ATGCGATACGACCTGACCGACCTTCAGCTGTTTGGCGCGATCGCCGCAACCGGCAACCTGACGCAGGGCGCAGAGCGGGTGCACCTGGCTCCGGCCAGCGCCTCGGCGCGCATACGGCGGCTCGAAGATGCGGCCGGCGCGCCGCTGTTTGAGCGACGGCCACGCGGTGTGGCGCTCACACCGGCTGGCGAGGCGATGCTGCGCCATGCGAGGCGCGTCCTGTCTGAAGTCGCCCTGCTTGATGCGGAACTCGGTACGTTTGCGCGCGGCGTGGCTGGCGTGGTGCGCCTGTTCGCCAACACCAATGCAATCGGCGGCAGCCTGCCGCAGGATCTGGCCGGTTTTCTGGCCGCACAACCGCAGGTCGACGTACTGCTGGAGGAGCATTCCAGCCCCGCGATCGTCAGTGCGGTGGTGTCCGGCGCCGCGGATGTTGGCATCGTTGCCGGCGAGGTGGGCGGGCCGGAACTGGCCTTCCTGCCCTACCGTGCAGATCGGCTGGTGCTGATCTGCAGTCCGCAGCATCCGTTCGCGAGCCGCGGGCGGTTGAACTACGCGGACACGCTCGCCGAAAACTACGTCAGCCTGTCGGCCGACAGCGCAATCCACGGCTTCTTGCTTGATCGTGCCCGTGAGGCAGGTCGGCGGCCACGCATCCGTGCCCAGGTGCGCGCCTTCGATGCGGTGTGCCGCATGGTCAGCGCGGGGGTGGGTGTGGCGGTGGTGCCGCATTCGGCGGCCGTAGCCGCCGCCGTACCTTTGGCGGTCGTCGAACTCAACGATGCCTGGGGCAGCCGCGAGATGAAGCTGTGCTTCCGTCGCGAGCAGACCCTGTCACCCTATCAGCGTGAGTTGATTACCCACCTGACGCTGATTTCGCAGTCTGGGCGGTCGGGCGTGTGA
- a CDS encoding AraC family transcriptional regulator, which yields MQDTWLSSVMLLVHTALADRGLDADGIAASAGIDPALLRDPNTRIPLVPAAQFWEAAVRAVDGDPCFGLDVAERLNPTTLHAVGFAWLASASLREAGRRLVRYFRIVSSVDEVEIRAEAGRTWLVFNTEDGFTLPRSYDARMASLVRLCRAIAGPDFKPAAVRLRHPRNAAADRMRALYGVEPEFGASEYAIAIDDEELDRPLPSGNAELALSAENIASEYLARHAKDDILARARRALIELLPSGGVSRGVIAQKLLLSERTLQRRLADQGFTFASLLESLRQELAYDYLRTGTHSINEIAYLLGFAEIASFTRAFRRWSGVAPSTWRDAQFGGVAA from the coding sequence ATGCAGGACACCTGGCTGAGCAGCGTGATGCTGCTGGTACATACCGCCCTCGCCGACCGCGGGCTTGATGCGGACGGGATTGCCGCAAGTGCAGGTATCGACCCGGCGCTGCTGCGCGACCCCAACACACGTATCCCGCTCGTGCCGGCAGCACAATTCTGGGAAGCCGCTGTGCGTGCGGTGGATGGGGATCCATGCTTCGGCCTCGACGTCGCCGAACGGCTCAACCCCACGACGCTGCATGCCGTCGGCTTCGCGTGGCTGGCGAGCGCGAGCCTGCGCGAAGCCGGGCGCCGCCTCGTGCGCTACTTCCGCATCGTCAGCTCGGTGGACGAAGTCGAGATCCGCGCGGAAGCCGGGCGCACCTGGCTGGTGTTCAATACCGAAGATGGCTTCACGCTACCGCGCAGCTACGACGCGCGCATGGCCTCACTGGTGCGGCTGTGTCGCGCGATCGCAGGGCCCGACTTCAAGCCTGCTGCGGTTCGCCTGCGCCATCCACGCAATGCAGCCGCCGACCGGATGCGCGCGCTGTACGGCGTTGAGCCCGAATTCGGCGCCAGCGAATACGCCATCGCGATTGACGACGAAGAACTCGATCGCCCGCTCCCGAGCGGCAACGCTGAGCTGGCGCTGTCGGCCGAAAACATCGCGTCCGAATACCTCGCCCGCCACGCCAAGGACGACATCCTTGCGCGCGCACGCCGCGCGTTGATCGAGCTGCTTCCGTCGGGCGGTGTGAGCCGTGGCGTGATCGCGCAGAAGTTACTGTTGTCCGAGCGCACCTTGCAGCGGCGCCTGGCCGACCAGGGTTTCACCTTCGCGAGTCTGCTCGAAAGCCTGCGCCAGGAACTGGCCTATGACTACCTGCGCACCGGCACGCACTCGATCAACGAGATCGCCTACCTGCTCGGCTTTGCCGAAATCGCGAGCTTCACGCGCGCCTTCCGCCGCTGGAGCGGCGTCGCGCCGTCCACTTGGCGCGACGCGCAGTTCGGTGGTGTCGCCGCCTGA